A portion of the Chromobacterium sp. IIBBL 290-4 genome contains these proteins:
- a CDS encoding methyl-accepting chemotaxis protein, translating to MTTLSGMRVATKQALGFGAVILLLLMCLLVAWQGLDQQDQSVHEITRVNNVEERLAHQLFESNQQIRIQIRSSLLARSTAERETAINGFEEALQHYQATEQQLAEKFQRESATQARERELMAAIQQASQVAHQGYRQSLELVRQGKLQDALGLANAGKGASLNEQIASLAKLEDQMNDELVSQSEHVSQNSRERLLILAALAMVCSVAVAATIQRNLLRTLGGEPQHVADMMRQVANGNLQCSIALRPGDDRSLAASIMQTVQTLGAIIGEVKNGSESLSVAAQHIHSTSQMIAQSASEQASGLEETSASVSQMSNSINQTNDNARLTENMAEKASTEAAAGGEAVQRTIRAMRQIADKISIVDDIAYQTNLLALNAAIEAARAGEHGKGFAVVAAEVRKLAERSQVAAQEISALAGDSVHMVDQAGALLEEIVRSSSRTSDLVQEIAAASTEQSSGVGQISLAVQQLNQTTQQNASASEELAATAEEMNRQAENLHDLIGFFHLGSLHAGASAHPSAPPPARDAGFLSF from the coding sequence ATGACCACCTTGTCTGGAATGCGCGTCGCCACCAAACAGGCGCTGGGCTTCGGCGCCGTGATCCTGCTGCTGCTGATGTGCCTGCTGGTCGCATGGCAAGGACTGGATCAGCAGGACCAATCGGTGCATGAAATCACCCGTGTCAATAATGTGGAAGAACGGCTGGCCCACCAATTATTCGAATCCAACCAGCAAATCCGCATTCAAATACGCAGCAGCCTGCTGGCCCGATCGACTGCGGAACGCGAAACCGCCATCAATGGATTTGAAGAAGCGCTGCAACACTATCAGGCGACCGAGCAACAGCTGGCGGAGAAATTCCAGCGCGAAAGCGCCACACAAGCGCGCGAACGAGAGTTGATGGCGGCGATCCAGCAAGCCAGCCAAGTGGCGCATCAGGGCTATCGCCAGTCGCTGGAGCTGGTGCGCCAGGGCAAGCTGCAGGATGCGCTGGGCCTGGCCAACGCCGGCAAGGGCGCCAGCCTGAACGAGCAGATCGCCAGCCTGGCGAAACTGGAAGATCAAATGAACGACGAGTTGGTCAGCCAGAGCGAGCATGTCAGCCAGAACAGCCGGGAGCGCTTGTTGATCCTGGCCGCGTTGGCGATGGTCTGCAGCGTGGCGGTGGCGGCGACGATACAACGCAATCTGTTGCGCACACTGGGCGGCGAGCCGCAGCACGTCGCCGACATGATGCGCCAAGTCGCCAACGGCAATCTGCAATGCTCCATCGCGCTGCGCCCCGGCGACGACCGCAGCCTGGCTGCATCCATCATGCAAACCGTGCAGACGCTGGGCGCCATCATCGGCGAAGTCAAAAACGGCTCGGAGAGCCTGTCGGTCGCCGCGCAGCACATCCATTCCACGTCGCAGATGATCGCCCAGTCGGCCAGCGAGCAGGCTTCGGGCCTGGAGGAAACCTCGGCCTCGGTGTCGCAGATGTCCAACTCCATCAACCAGACCAATGACAATGCCAGGCTGACGGAAAACATGGCCGAGAAAGCCTCCACCGAAGCCGCCGCCGGCGGCGAAGCGGTGCAGCGCACCATCCGCGCCATGCGCCAGATCGCCGACAAGATCAGCATCGTCGACGACATCGCCTACCAAACCAATCTATTGGCGCTCAACGCGGCGATAGAAGCCGCCCGGGCCGGCGAGCACGGCAAGGGTTTCGCCGTAGTGGCGGCGGAAGTGCGCAAACTGGCCGAGCGCAGCCAGGTGGCGGCCCAGGAGATCAGCGCGCTGGCCGGCGACAGCGTGCACATGGTGGACCAGGCCGGCGCGCTGCTGGAAGAGATTGTCCGCTCCAGCAGCCGCACGTCCGACCTGGTGCAGGAAATCGCCGCCGCCTCCACCGAGCAGTCCAGCGGCGTCGGCCAGATCAGCCTGGCGGTGCAGCAACTGAACCAGACCACGCAGCAGAACGCCAGCGCCAGCGAAGAGCTGGCCGCCACCGCAGAGGAAATGAACCGCCAGGCGGAAAACCTGCACGACCTGATCGGCTTCTTCCATCTGGGCTCCTTGCATGCGGGCGCCTCCGCCCACCCTTCCGCGCCGCCGCCCGCGCGCGATGCGGGCTTCCTTTCCTTTTAG
- a CDS encoding chemotaxis protein CheW has protein sequence MASLNILRRNDAPPSQEAGADVRQFLTFQMAGETFAIGILRIREILEYVRPTVVPLMPAFIRGVMNLRGAVVPVIDLALRFARDETLVHRRTCIVIIEIEHEEQCQLIGILVDAVHEVLAIPDSEIEPPPQFGNQIRADFIEGMAKIDNGFVILLNVDKVLSMNEISLLTELSRQHEIEEPQW, from the coding sequence ATGGCATCCCTGAACATCCTGCGCCGCAACGACGCGCCGCCCAGCCAGGAAGCCGGCGCGGACGTTCGGCAATTCCTGACTTTCCAGATGGCGGGAGAAACGTTCGCCATCGGCATTTTGCGGATACGCGAAATCCTGGAATATGTGCGCCCCACCGTGGTGCCGCTGATGCCGGCCTTCATCCGCGGCGTGATGAACCTGCGCGGCGCCGTGGTGCCGGTCATCGATCTGGCGCTGCGCTTCGCCCGCGATGAAACCCTGGTCCATCGCCGCACCTGCATCGTCATCATCGAGATCGAGCATGAGGAGCAATGCCAACTGATAGGCATTCTGGTGGACGCGGTCCACGAGGTGCTGGCCATACCGGACAGCGAGATCGAGCCGCCGCCGCAGTTCGGCAATCAGATCCGCGCCGACTTCATCGAAGGCATGGCCAAGATCGACAATGGCTTTGTCATTCTGCTCAATGTCGACAAAGTGCTGTCGATGAACGAAATCTCCCTGCTGACCGAATTGAGCCGGCAACACGAAATCGAGGAACCGCAATGGTAA
- a CDS encoding methyl-accepting chemotaxis protein translates to MKQFTIRRQFMLLTACVLFGLGLLTVTAWQGLRMVMINGELYQQVVIGQNFINDLDPPSQELEASFLVVNQLRNTQDPSIRQQLLNRLQSLRSQFYQGQQQWSGSSLPDDMRAALAQKVRPTADAFYQEVDARYLPALDAHDQLAVNQSFDRLQGHYDRNHDAILPLIEQTKRLEQQMEADATRSTHLTFTTLGLVSAAVLILLVGAQLLIYRQLIRRLGGEPQEVVRITKEVAAGRLDMPAKTAPAGSLLDAIQQMCAQLRAIISEVKIGSDGIASAALQISSTASSLSQGASTSAAGLQQSSAAIEQVSASISQTSDNSHTTEAMADKASSEATEGGQAVQQTVQAMRQIAGKVGVIDDIAYQTNLLALNAAIEAARAGAHGAGFAVVAAEVRKLAEHSQAAAQEIGDLAERSVTVAEQAGKLLLEIVRSSGRTADLVQEIAAATKEQAGGIAQISQAIMHLNHSTQQNAAASEELASTAEEMTHQAERLQHAMSFFRLSADAAFAPAPLPAPPNDDDLQNLFQY, encoded by the coding sequence ATGAAACAGTTCACCATCAGACGACAGTTCATGCTGCTGACCGCCTGCGTGCTATTCGGCCTGGGCCTGCTCACCGTCACTGCCTGGCAAGGGCTGCGCATGGTGATGATCAATGGCGAGCTCTACCAGCAGGTCGTGATAGGCCAAAATTTCATCAATGATCTGGACCCGCCCTCTCAAGAGCTGGAAGCCAGCTTCCTGGTGGTCAATCAATTGCGCAATACCCAGGACCCTTCGATCCGCCAGCAATTGCTAAACCGCCTGCAGTCGCTGCGCTCGCAGTTTTATCAGGGCCAGCAGCAATGGAGCGGCAGCAGCCTGCCGGACGATATGCGCGCCGCCCTGGCGCAAAAAGTGCGCCCCACCGCCGATGCCTTCTACCAGGAGGTCGATGCTCGCTATCTGCCGGCGCTGGACGCCCATGACCAGCTGGCGGTCAACCAGTCCTTCGACCGTCTGCAAGGCCATTACGATCGCAATCACGACGCCATCCTGCCGCTGATCGAGCAGACCAAGCGCCTGGAACAGCAAATGGAGGCCGACGCCACCCGCAGCACGCATCTGACCTTCACCACCCTGGGACTGGTCAGCGCGGCGGTGTTGATTCTGCTGGTCGGCGCCCAGCTGCTGATTTACCGCCAATTGATCCGACGCCTAGGCGGCGAGCCGCAAGAGGTGGTGCGGATCACGAAAGAAGTGGCGGCAGGCCGCCTGGACATGCCGGCCAAAACCGCGCCGGCAGGCAGCCTGTTGGACGCCATCCAGCAAATGTGCGCCCAGCTGCGCGCCATCATCAGCGAAGTCAAGATCGGCTCGGACGGCATCGCCAGCGCCGCCTTGCAGATCAGTTCGACGGCCTCGTCCCTGTCGCAAGGCGCCAGCACCTCCGCCGCCGGACTGCAGCAGAGCTCCGCCGCCATCGAGCAGGTGTCCGCCTCCATCAGCCAGACCAGCGACAACTCCCACACCACCGAGGCCATGGCGGACAAGGCTTCCAGCGAGGCCACCGAGGGCGGCCAGGCGGTGCAGCAGACGGTGCAAGCCATGCGCCAGATCGCGGGCAAGGTCGGCGTGATCGACGATATCGCCTACCAAACCAATCTGCTGGCCTTGAACGCCGCCATCGAGGCGGCGCGGGCCGGCGCCCATGGCGCGGGTTTCGCCGTAGTGGCGGCGGAGGTCCGCAAACTGGCCGAACACAGCCAGGCGGCGGCGCAGGAAATCGGCGACCTGGCCGAACGCAGCGTCACCGTAGCCGAACAGGCAGGCAAGCTATTGCTGGAGATCGTCCGCTCCAGCGGCCGCACCGCCGACCTGGTGCAGGAAATCGCCGCCGCCACCAAGGAACAGGCCGGCGGCATCGCGCAGATCAGCCAGGCCATCATGCATCTCAACCACTCCACCCAGCAAAACGCGGCGGCGAGCGAGGAGCTCGCCTCCACCGCCGAGGAAATGACGCATCAGGCCGAACGGCTGCAGCACGCGATGAGTTTCTTTCGTCTGAGCGCGGACGCGGCGTTTGCCCCCGCCCCGCTGCCCGCGCCGCCAAACGATGATGATTTGCAAAACCTGTTCCAATATTGA
- a CDS encoding chemotaxis protein CheD, producing MAPTPPALSAASSSADSRGAAESGGDAVFLHPGDWHFGGSGTRIRTLLGSCVSIILWHPQAKVGGMCHYLLAQRNTRRGESLSGRYGDEALLLLLREILVSGLALQDFHVRLIGGASMLLSRERKLSHDVPSRNIQAARAMVKQLGLRLQAEDLGGNCPRLVLFDVSSGNVWIKQSQEAELESIPQKNTRTRT from the coding sequence ATGGCCCCCACTCCGCCGGCTCTATCGGCGGCATCCTCCTCAGCAGACAGCCGCGGCGCGGCCGAGTCCGGAGGAGACGCCGTCTTCCTCCACCCCGGCGACTGGCATTTCGGCGGCAGCGGCACCCGCATCCGCACCCTACTGGGCTCTTGCGTGTCCATCATCCTGTGGCATCCGCAAGCCAAAGTCGGGGGCATGTGCCATTACCTGCTGGCCCAGCGCAATACGCGCCGCGGCGAGAGCCTGTCCGGCCGCTACGGCGACGAAGCGCTGTTGCTGCTGCTGCGCGAAATCCTGGTCAGCGGCCTGGCACTGCAGGATTTCCATGTCCGGCTGATAGGCGGCGCCTCTATGCTGCTCAGCCGCGAGCGCAAGCTCAGCCACGATGTGCCCTCGCGCAATATCCAGGCGGCCCGGGCCATGGTGAAGCAATTGGGCTTGCGGCTGCAGGCCGAGGATCTGGGCGGCAACTGCCCGCGCCTGGTGCTGTTCGACGTTTCCAGCGGCAACGTCTGGATCAAACAATCGCAGGAAGCGGAGCTGGAGTCCATACCGCAGAAAAACACGAGGACGCGCACATGA
- a CDS encoding chemotaxis response regulator protein-glutamate methylesterase — MSIKVMIVDDSAVVRQVLTAVFNEASGIEVMDVANDPYMAMDKMKIKWPDVIVLDVEMPRMDGITFLKQLMSTRPTPVVICSSLTQKGTDISMQALAAGAVEVIAKPVAGVKGFLEESSNQLVMAVRSAAAARMNRVRVMPSASGAPPSAPAAGAAAGAHNLETRPKLSADAILSAPTGSNVFATTERIIAIGTSTGGTQALEAVLTELPRTCPGLAIVQHMPEKFTRSFAERLNSLSQIEVKEASNGDRILPGRALIAPGGKHMMVKRSGAFYQVEVVDGPLVSRHKPSVDVLFRSAAKFAGKNALGIIMTGMGDDGAKGLKEMHDCGAKTIAQDEESCVVFGMPKEAIKLGAADEVMALEMIAKAICR; from the coding sequence ATGAGCATCAAGGTTATGATCGTCGATGATTCGGCGGTGGTCAGGCAGGTTTTGACCGCGGTATTCAACGAAGCCAGCGGCATCGAGGTGATGGATGTCGCCAACGATCCGTATATGGCGATGGACAAGATGAAGATCAAATGGCCGGACGTGATCGTGCTGGATGTGGAAATGCCGCGCATGGACGGCATCACCTTCCTCAAGCAATTGATGTCGACCCGCCCCACGCCGGTGGTGATCTGTTCCTCTCTGACGCAGAAAGGCACCGATATCAGCATGCAGGCTCTCGCGGCCGGCGCGGTGGAGGTCATCGCCAAACCGGTGGCCGGCGTAAAGGGCTTCCTCGAAGAAAGCTCCAACCAATTGGTGATGGCGGTGCGCAGCGCCGCGGCCGCGCGGATGAACCGGGTTAGGGTCATGCCTTCGGCCTCGGGCGCCCCGCCCTCCGCCCCTGCGGCGGGCGCCGCCGCCGGGGCCCACAATCTGGAAACCCGGCCCAAGCTGTCCGCCGACGCCATCTTGTCCGCGCCGACCGGCAGCAATGTCTTCGCCACCACCGAGCGCATCATCGCCATCGGCACCTCCACCGGCGGCACCCAGGCGCTGGAAGCGGTGCTGACCGAGCTGCCGCGCACCTGCCCCGGCCTCGCCATCGTCCAGCACATGCCGGAAAAATTCACCCGCTCCTTCGCCGAGCGGCTGAACAGCCTGTCGCAGATCGAGGTGAAGGAAGCCAGCAACGGCGACCGCATTCTGCCAGGCCGCGCGCTGATCGCGCCGGGCGGCAAGCATATGATGGTGAAGCGCAGCGGCGCTTTCTACCAAGTGGAAGTGGTGGACGGCCCGCTGGTCAGCCGCCACAAGCCCTCGGTGGACGTGCTGTTCCGCTCCGCCGCCAAGTTCGCCGGCAAGAACGCGCTGGGCATCATCATGACCGGCATGGGCGACGACGGCGCCAAAGGTTTGAAGGAAATGCATGACTGCGGCGCCAAAACCATCGCCCAGGACGAGGAAAGCTGCGTGGTGTTCGGCATGCCCAAGGAGGCGATCAAACTGGGCGCCGCCGACGAGGTGATGGCTTTGGAAATGATAGCCAAGGCCATCTGCCGCTGA
- a CDS encoding EAL domain-containing protein, which yields MPMMDIQDILVVDDSRVQRRHAVELCQTLGAGSVREAEDGTQCLAMVRQQTPSLLLLDLEMPRQDGVQVMQQMAKLEMAVPIVVLSSKDYLLISTVELMGRELGLPVLGGLQKPLRREPLLDLLQRVWTPRQAQQALEHCPAQEVKAALENGQILPYYQPKVQLSDGRIKGAEMLARWHHPEHGVIGPGRFIPVIEQQGWATELTMLMLKQGLKQWQSWARQGLRLPLSVNLSALSLSGDELVDEIERYMSGSNVPARYIIFEVTETAIVDNLAHAIGCAVRLRLAGLGLSVDDFGTGFATLQQLTRFPFTELKIDQSLVTGISGKPHLIAVFNSIIEMARRLQLATVAEGIESPEDYQLVAERGCHLGQGFHIARPMPAADFLAWARQKPEPPAAATIKENLS from the coding sequence ATGCCGATGATGGATATCCAGGACATCCTGGTCGTCGACGATAGCCGGGTGCAGCGGCGGCACGCGGTGGAGCTCTGCCAGACGCTGGGCGCCGGCTCGGTCCGCGAAGCGGAAGACGGCACTCAATGCCTGGCCATGGTGCGGCAGCAAACGCCCAGCCTGTTGCTGCTGGATCTGGAAATGCCGCGCCAGGACGGCGTGCAAGTGATGCAGCAAATGGCGAAGCTGGAGATGGCGGTCCCCATCGTCGTCCTCTCCAGCAAGGATTATCTATTGATCTCCACCGTCGAGCTGATGGGGCGGGAACTGGGTCTGCCGGTGCTGGGCGGCCTGCAAAAGCCATTGCGGCGCGAACCCTTGCTGGACTTGCTGCAAAGGGTGTGGACGCCGCGCCAGGCTCAGCAAGCGCTTGAGCACTGCCCGGCGCAAGAGGTGAAAGCCGCCCTGGAGAACGGCCAGATCCTGCCCTACTACCAACCCAAAGTGCAATTGAGCGACGGCAGGATCAAGGGCGCGGAGATGTTGGCCCGCTGGCACCATCCCGAACACGGCGTGATCGGCCCTGGCCGCTTCATTCCGGTGATAGAGCAGCAAGGCTGGGCCACGGAATTGACCATGCTGATGCTCAAGCAGGGGCTGAAGCAATGGCAAAGCTGGGCGCGGCAGGGACTGCGCCTGCCTTTATCGGTGAATCTATCCGCCTTGTCCTTGAGCGGCGACGAGCTGGTCGATGAAATCGAGCGCTATATGAGCGGCAGCAATGTGCCCGCCCGCTATATCATCTTCGAAGTGACGGAAACCGCCATCGTGGACAATCTGGCGCACGCCATCGGCTGCGCGGTGCGTTTGCGGCTGGCGGGCCTGGGCTTGTCGGTGGATGATTTCGGCACCGGCTTCGCCACCCTGCAGCAACTCACCCGCTTTCCCTTCACCGAATTGAAGATCGACCAGTCGCTGGTCACCGGCATCTCCGGCAAGCCGCATCTGATCGCAGTCTTCAACAGCATCATCGAAATGGCGCGCCGCCTGCAATTGGCCACCGTGGCGGAAGGCATAGAAAGCCCGGAAGACTATCAACTGGTGGCCGAGCGAGGCTGCCACTTGGGACAAGGCTTTCACATCGCCAGGCCTATGCCGGCGGCGGACTTCCTGGCTTGGGCCAGGCAAAAGCCCGAGCCCCCGGCGGCGGCCACGATCAAGGAAAACCTCAGTTAG
- a CDS encoding serine/threonine protein kinase encodes MNTSSLPPFAGLTPDVILDAVESLGLRASGSLLALNSYENRVYQLGLDEGAPLVAKFYRPARWSDAAIREEHTFSLQLAEREIPAVPPLVFGGETLHAHAGFRFALFEKRGGRVPELDRDDTLQWIGRFLGRIHALGKTESYAHRPRLDLDSFGREPLDFILKQGLLPPELETVYRGVAEQALQGAARCYERAGAVETLRLHGDCHVGNLLWTDAGPHFVDFDDSRTGPAVQDLWMLLSGDRAEQSRQLGEVLAGYEDFCEFDLRELNLLEALRTLRLLHYSAWLARRWDDPAFPAAFPWFGGTRYWEEQILALREQIALMDEPPLWSN; translated from the coding sequence ATGAACACCTCTAGCCTCCCTCCGTTCGCCGGTTTGACGCCGGACGTCATTCTCGATGCCGTGGAAAGCCTGGGCCTCAGGGCCAGTGGCAGCCTGCTGGCGCTCAATAGTTACGAAAACCGCGTTTACCAGCTCGGCCTGGATGAAGGCGCGCCGCTGGTGGCCAAGTTCTATCGGCCCGCGCGCTGGAGCGACGCAGCCATCCGCGAGGAGCATACCTTTTCCTTGCAATTGGCCGAGCGCGAAATTCCAGCGGTGCCGCCGCTCGTCTTTGGCGGCGAAACGCTGCACGCCCATGCCGGTTTCCGCTTCGCCTTGTTTGAGAAGCGCGGCGGCCGGGTGCCGGAACTGGATCGCGATGACACCTTGCAGTGGATAGGCCGTTTCCTTGGCCGCATCCATGCCTTGGGCAAAACCGAAAGCTATGCGCATCGCCCGCGGCTGGATCTGGACAGTTTTGGCCGCGAGCCGCTGGATTTCATCCTGAAGCAAGGCTTGCTGCCGCCTGAGCTGGAAACGGTGTATCGCGGCGTGGCCGAGCAGGCCTTGCAGGGCGCGGCCCGTTGTTATGAACGCGCCGGCGCGGTGGAGACGCTGCGGCTGCATGGCGATTGCCATGTCGGCAATCTGCTATGGACCGACGCCGGCCCGCATTTCGTCGATTTCGACGATAGCCGGACCGGGCCGGCGGTGCAGGACTTGTGGATGTTGCTGTCCGGGGACCGCGCCGAGCAGTCGCGCCAGCTGGGCGAAGTGTTGGCTGGCTACGAGGATTTCTGCGAATTCGACCTGCGCGAGCTGAATCTGCTGGAGGCGCTGCGCACCTTGCGTTTGCTGCATTACAGCGCCTGGCTGGCCCGGCGCTGGGATGATCCGGCGTTTCCGGCGGCGTTTCCCTGGTTTGGCGGCACGCGCTACTGGGAGGAGCAAATCCTGGCGCTGCGCGAGCAGATCGCCTTGATGGACGAGCCGCCGCTGTGGTCTAACTGA
- a CDS encoding cation diffusion facilitator family transporter, translating to MHTHPHHDAKELDTPERQRAARVSTLVSVAVNIVLSTLQVAAGFWSHSSALIADGIHSLSDLVSDFVVLLAGRHSSKGPDSDHQYGHQRYENAASLVLGLLLLAVGVGMLYSAANKFIHPGEIPSVHSLALWIAGLALIAKETLFRYMLAAAQRVRSSMLVANAWHARSDAASSLVVAAGVAGNLMGYPILDPVAALVVGLLVGRMGWRFAWDAMHDLMDRAASEDDIAAIRQTLLATPGVSGIHDLRTRKMGDLIQVDVHLEVDGKMNVFEAHAISEDAQQRVLNQHPVLDVMTHIDPAGLYHPHRLPMAG from the coding sequence ATGCACACCCACCCGCATCATGACGCAAAAGAACTGGACACCCCGGAACGGCAACGCGCGGCGCGCGTCAGCACGCTGGTGAGCGTGGCGGTCAATATCGTTCTGTCCACGCTGCAGGTGGCGGCCGGTTTTTGGTCCCACTCCTCCGCCTTGATCGCCGACGGCATCCATTCCTTGTCCGATCTCGTTTCCGACTTTGTGGTCTTGCTGGCGGGACGCCATAGCAGCAAAGGGCCGGACAGCGACCATCAATACGGCCATCAGCGCTACGAAAACGCCGCATCCCTGGTCCTGGGCCTGCTGCTGCTGGCGGTAGGCGTCGGCATGCTGTATTCGGCCGCCAACAAGTTCATCCATCCCGGCGAGATCCCCTCGGTGCATTCGCTGGCCTTATGGATTGCCGGCCTGGCGCTGATCGCCAAGGAAACCTTGTTCCGCTACATGCTGGCCGCCGCGCAGCGGGTGCGTTCCAGCATGCTGGTGGCCAATGCCTGGCATGCGCGCTCCGATGCCGCCTCGTCCTTGGTGGTGGCCGCCGGCGTGGCGGGCAATCTGATGGGTTATCCGATATTGGACCCGGTGGCCGCGCTGGTGGTGGGGCTGCTGGTGGGCCGCATGGGCTGGCGTTTCGCCTGGGACGCCATGCATGACCTGATGGACCGCGCCGCCAGCGAAGACGACATCGCCGCCATCCGGCAAACCCTGCTCGCCACGCCCGGCGTGTCCGGCATCCATGATTTGCGCACCCGCAAGATGGGCGATCTGATCCAGGTGGACGTGCATCTGGAGGTGGACGGCAAGATGAATGTGTTCGAAGCGCACGCCATCAGCGAAGACGCGCAGCAAAGAGTGCTGAATCAGCACCCGGTCCTGGATGTGATGACCCATATCGATCCGGCTGGGCTCTATCATCCGCACCGTTTGCCGATGGCGGGATAA
- a CDS encoding DEAD/DEAH box helicase, with translation MLFSELGLSPEILRAIEEQGYSQPTPIQEKAIPLVLSGRDLLAAAQTGTGKTAAFMLPILERLKKFANTSVSPAMHPIRALVLSPTRELADQIGVNVQSYTKYLPLRATTVFGGVNMDPQTQELRRGVEILIATPGRLLDHIQQKTVQLNKVEVLVLDEADRMLDMGFIQDIRKIMGMLPKERQTLLFSATFAPEIKRLAADFMHTPQTVEVARQNATNDQVEQLVFQVDNFKKRQLLAHLIRSREMSQVIVFCKTKISADQLARDLKREGLDAEAIHGDKTQGARLETLAAFKEGTLRVLVATDVAARGLDISELPYVVNFEMPNSPEDYVHRIGRTGRAGAKGVAISLMCPDETRQHEAIEKLTKQTLTPQSVDGFWPSWLPRPKPAMREQPVAAASSSEGLKQARPGRRSRKAKREVPALLLPPRYKVEFVR, from the coding sequence ATGTTGTTTTCCGAACTCGGTTTGTCGCCGGAAATCCTGCGCGCCATTGAAGAGCAGGGGTATAGCCAGCCGACGCCGATCCAGGAGAAGGCGATTCCTCTGGTCCTGTCCGGCCGCGACTTGCTGGCCGCCGCGCAAACCGGCACCGGCAAGACCGCCGCGTTCATGCTGCCCATTCTCGAACGGCTGAAAAAGTTCGCCAATACCAGCGTATCGCCGGCCATGCACCCCATCCGCGCGCTGGTGTTGTCGCCGACCCGCGAGCTGGCCGACCAGATCGGCGTCAATGTGCAGAGCTACACCAAGTATCTGCCGCTGCGCGCCACCACCGTCTTCGGCGGCGTCAATATGGACCCGCAAACGCAGGAATTGCGCCGCGGCGTGGAAATCCTCATCGCGACGCCGGGCCGTTTGCTGGATCATATCCAGCAAAAGACCGTGCAACTGAACAAAGTGGAAGTGCTGGTACTGGACGAAGCCGACCGCATGCTGGACATGGGCTTCATCCAGGACATCCGCAAAATCATGGGCATGCTGCCCAAAGAGCGCCAGACGCTGCTGTTCTCGGCCACCTTCGCGCCCGAGATCAAGCGCTTGGCGGCGGATTTCATGCATACGCCGCAGACGGTGGAAGTGGCGCGCCAGAACGCGACCAATGACCAGGTCGAGCAGCTGGTGTTCCAGGTGGACAACTTCAAGAAGCGCCAACTGCTGGCCCACTTGATCCGTTCGCGCGAGATGAGCCAGGTCATCGTGTTCTGCAAGACCAAGATCAGCGCCGATCAACTGGCCCGCGATCTGAAGCGCGAAGGACTGGATGCCGAAGCCATCCACGGCGACAAGACGCAAGGCGCGCGGCTGGAAACGCTGGCGGCCTTCAAAGAGGGCACCCTGCGCGTGCTGGTGGCCACCGATGTGGCGGCGCGCGGCCTGGATATTTCCGAGCTGCCCTATGTGGTGAACTTCGAAATGCCGAATTCGCCGGAAGACTATGTGCACCGCATCGGCCGTACCGGCCGCGCCGGCGCCAAGGGCGTGGCGATTTCCCTGATGTGTCCGGACGAAACCCGCCAGCACGAGGCGATCGAGAAGCTGACCAAGCAGACCTTGACGCCGCAAAGCGTCGATGGCTTCTGGCCGTCCTGGCTGCCGCGTCCCAAGCCGGCGATGCGTGAACAGCCTGTCGCCGCTGCGTCTTCTTCCGAGGGCTTGAAGCAAGCTCGCCCTGGCCGCCGCAGCCGCAAGGCCAAACGCGAAGTGCCGGCCTTATTGCTGCCTCCGCGCTACAAAGTCGAGTTCGTCCGCTAA
- a CDS encoding CobD/CbiB family protein codes for MTLISLILALALEQLRPLGNRNRVWLLFTRYANQLERNLNAGAERHGVLAWFAAIAPVLLLSLLLFYSLKAASPVLALALNVLVLYLTMGFRHFSSAYSEISQALAEGRDLDARIALANWTGQPTAELSVGEISRLAIEQGILDSYRHVFGTMFWFAVLPGPSGALLYRLGSMLNQKWGNRSGEEDPFGLFASRMAAWLDWIPVRLTAAAFAVMGDFEDAIYCWRSQARAWGNYANGILLASAAGALGVKLGDPLRQDYSLKYRPELGLGDDADSSHLKSAVGLVWRSALLWLAVTLLISLASRMG; via the coding sequence ATGACCCTGATTTCCTTGATCTTAGCCTTGGCGTTGGAACAATTGCGGCCGCTTGGCAATCGCAACCGGGTGTGGCTGCTGTTCACCCGCTATGCCAATCAGTTGGAACGCAATCTGAACGCCGGCGCCGAGCGCCATGGCGTGTTGGCTTGGTTCGCGGCGATTGCCCCGGTGCTGCTGCTCAGCCTGCTGCTGTTTTACTCGCTGAAGGCGGCGAGCCCGGTGTTGGCTTTGGCGCTGAATGTGTTGGTGTTGTATCTGACGATGGGCTTCCGCCATTTTTCCAGCGCCTATTCCGAGATTTCGCAAGCCTTGGCCGAAGGCCGCGATCTGGATGCCCGGATCGCGCTGGCGAACTGGACTGGACAGCCGACGGCGGAATTGTCGGTAGGGGAGATTTCCCGGCTGGCGATCGAGCAAGGCATTCTGGACAGCTATCGCCATGTATTCGGAACCATGTTCTGGTTCGCCGTGTTGCCGGGCCCTTCGGGCGCCTTGCTCTATCGCCTGGGCAGCATGCTCAACCAGAAGTGGGGCAATAGAAGCGGGGAGGAGGATCCCTTTGGCTTGTTCGCCTCCAGAATGGCTGCCTGGCTGGATTGGATTCCGGTGCGCCTGACGGCGGCGGCATTCGCGGTGATGGGCGATTTCGAGGATGCGATCTATTGCTGGCGCTCCCAGGCGCGCGCTTGGGGAAATTACGCCAATGGGATCTTGCTGGCTTCGGCTGCGGGCGCTCTGGGCGTGAAGCTGGGCGATCCGCTGCGGCAGGATTATTCCTTGAAGTACCGGCCGGAGCTGGGCCTGGGCGACGATGCCGATTCCAGCCACCTGAAAAGCGCGGTCGGTTTGGTGTGGCGCTCTGCGCTGCTATGGCTGGCGGTGACGCTGTTGATCAGCCTCGCCAGTCGCATGGGTTGA